In one Myxococcaceae bacterium JPH2 genomic region, the following are encoded:
- a CDS encoding response regulator has product MAKQHLLLVDGDAKSLRVMEVSLKKAGFSVTTAIHGKDALEKVQISPPDLVLADTKMPEMDGFELCKTLKSDERFKFIPFVFLTNQKSVEFKVRGLELGGDDYLTKPIYIKEIVTRVKMILQKAEKERIEKRETTKGGFAGSLADMGVVDLVQTFEIGRKTGVISIQGERAGTVYFKEGRVIDAELGRLKGENAFYRLLNTFEGQFEVQFTTLDRPERIEVSTQGLLMEGMRRLDEWGRMLEQLPPLETVFEIDYHQLADRLSEIPDEVNGLLRLFDGKRALSRVVEDSDFEDLAALGIISKLYFEGLIRELGNAPQEPVHSGKPGIEQWLNAAPAPSAQAEQEVVPAVTEPEPVVAAELTPVATPEPVAPVEPPPSTVLAPPAGVEDVPPAPAQPAEVIIFPARPKRFEEEPSDDVNAAVPPLAQEGSAFLVEPPPAHLAVEQARRSLLLDWSRVDTEGLSAPSTWGPGSSWAPGPRARSSQPPSAPASSPQGGDPAMSRAPIFGGAAIAPSPLANVPPPTPAPPSSEVTWVSGNQVPPLPVESVVEAEEIPATPPQLALPPYPGHGVPTPSIPMEPVDLAALEPHAAPLSPEPVTPASPRSAPEPVKPPVTPAPVATAPDAEDAALAAAVKPKRTGLFIAAGVVLVAVVAALVAMRSGPTPQPTPTPPVEQPRPTPPKQDAPPTTAAPTTPPPTTTPPSTTTASPTSAPTGADAGLATGSQKPEEEEDTTPPAPNVDPEVAYAEAIKEGRSAIVSKRFKTAQGSFRKALALKPASIEAKSGLGYALVSGNSASESSYREAAKLLQDVVREEPKNSRAWLSLGMALQFSGKNPQATEAYKKYLFLEPTGASAGEVRQMLKSMGN; this is encoded by the coding sequence GTGGCCAAGCAGCACCTGCTCCTGGTCGATGGTGACGCGAAGAGCCTTCGCGTGATGGAGGTCAGCCTGAAGAAGGCCGGCTTCTCCGTGACGACGGCCATTCACGGCAAGGATGCGCTCGAGAAGGTCCAGATCAGCCCTCCGGACCTGGTGCTCGCGGACACCAAGATGCCGGAGATGGACGGCTTCGAGCTGTGCAAGACGCTCAAGTCCGACGAGCGCTTCAAGTTCATCCCGTTCGTCTTCCTGACGAACCAGAAGTCGGTCGAGTTCAAGGTGCGCGGCCTGGAACTCGGCGGTGACGACTACCTCACCAAGCCGATCTACATCAAAGAGATCGTCACCCGCGTGAAGATGATCCTCCAGAAGGCGGAGAAGGAGAGGATCGAGAAGCGCGAGACGACGAAGGGCGGCTTCGCTGGCAGCCTCGCGGACATGGGCGTGGTGGACCTGGTCCAGACGTTCGAGATCGGCCGCAAGACGGGCGTCATCTCCATCCAGGGCGAGCGCGCGGGCACGGTCTACTTCAAGGAAGGCCGCGTCATCGACGCGGAGCTGGGACGGCTCAAGGGCGAGAACGCCTTCTACCGCCTGCTCAATACCTTCGAGGGCCAGTTCGAGGTGCAGTTCACCACGCTCGACCGCCCCGAGCGCATCGAGGTCTCCACGCAGGGCCTGCTCATGGAGGGCATGCGCCGGCTCGATGAGTGGGGCCGGATGCTCGAGCAGCTCCCGCCGCTGGAGACGGTGTTCGAGATTGACTACCACCAGCTCGCGGACCGCCTCTCGGAGATTCCCGACGAGGTCAACGGGCTCCTGCGCTTGTTCGACGGCAAGCGCGCGCTCAGCCGCGTGGTGGAGGACTCGGACTTCGAGGACCTGGCGGCGCTGGGCATCATCAGCAAGCTGTACTTCGAGGGGCTCATCCGCGAGCTGGGCAATGCACCGCAGGAGCCCGTGCACAGCGGCAAGCCCGGCATCGAACAGTGGCTGAACGCGGCCCCCGCGCCGAGCGCGCAAGCCGAGCAGGAAGTGGTCCCCGCCGTCACCGAGCCCGAGCCGGTGGTCGCCGCCGAGCTGACGCCCGTGGCCACGCCCGAGCCCGTCGCTCCGGTCGAGCCTCCCCCGTCGACGGTGCTGGCGCCGCCCGCGGGCGTGGAGGACGTGCCGCCCGCCCCCGCGCAGCCCGCGGAGGTCATCATCTTCCCAGCGCGCCCCAAGCGCTTCGAGGAGGAGCCGTCCGACGATGTGAACGCGGCGGTGCCTCCGCTCGCGCAGGAGGGCTCGGCGTTCCTCGTGGAGCCTCCTCCGGCGCACCTGGCGGTGGAGCAGGCGCGTCGCAGCCTGCTGCTGGATTGGAGCCGGGTGGACACCGAAGGGCTCAGCGCGCCCAGCACCTGGGGACCGGGCTCTTCGTGGGCGCCGGGCCCGCGTGCGCGCTCGTCGCAGCCTCCATCTGCGCCTGCTTCGTCGCCGCAGGGCGGTGATCCCGCGATGTCGCGAGCGCCCATCTTCGGGGGGGCGGCCATCGCGCCCAGTCCGCTCGCGAACGTGCCTCCGCCCACGCCGGCCCCGCCGTCGTCGGAGGTCACCTGGGTGAGCGGCAACCAGGTGCCGCCGCTGCCCGTGGAATCGGTGGTGGAGGCCGAGGAGATTCCGGCCACACCGCCGCAGCTCGCGCTGCCTCCATATCCGGGCCACGGCGTGCCCACGCCCTCCATCCCGATGGAGCCGGTGGACCTGGCCGCGCTGGAGCCCCACGCCGCGCCCCTGTCCCCCGAGCCCGTGACGCCTGCGTCGCCGCGGAGCGCACCGGAGCCCGTGAAGCCCCCCGTGACTCCGGCGCCGGTCGCGACTGCGCCGGACGCGGAGGATGCCGCCCTCGCCGCGGCCGTGAAGCCCAAGCGCACGGGGTTGTTCATCGCGGCGGGAGTCGTGCTTGTCGCCGTGGTGGCGGCCCTGGTCGCGATGCGCAGCGGCCCCACGCCGCAGCCCACGCCCACGCCGCCGGTCGAGCAGCCCCGTCCGACCCCGCCGAAGCAGGACGCTCCGCCCACGACGGCCGCGCCCACGACGCCCCCGCCTACGACGACTCCTCCCTCCACGACGACGGCTTCGCCGACGAGCGCTCCCACCGGGGCGGACGCTGGCCTCGCCACCGGCTCCCAGAAGCCCGAGGAGGAAGAGGACACGACGCCCCCGGCTCCCAACGTGGACCCGGAGGTCGCCTACGCCGAGGCCATCAAGGAGGGCCGCTCGGCCATCGTCTCGAAGCGCTTCAAGACGGCGCAGGGGAGCTTCCGCAAGGCGCTGGCGCTCAAGCCCGCCTCCATCGAGGCCAAGTCCGGGCTGGGCTACGCGCTGGTGAGCGGCAACTCCGCGTCCGAGTCGAGCTACCGCGAGGCGGCGAAGCTGCTGCAGGACGTGGTCCGCGAGGAGCCGAAGAACTCGCGCGCCTGGCTGTCGCTCGGCATGGCGCTCCAGTTCTCCGGAAAGAATCCCCAGGCAACCGAGGCCTACAAGAAGTACTTGTTCCTGGAACCGACGGGCGCGTCGGCCGGTGAAGTCCGCCAGATGCTCAAGTCCATGGGCAACTAG
- the tsaD gene encoding tRNA (adenosine(37)-N6)-threonylcarbamoyltransferase complex transferase subunit TsaD, translating into MVLILGLETSCDETAAAVVEDGRRALSDVVSTQVDIHRRWGGVVPELASRNHIVQVMPVVHEALTRAGKTLSDIDLISVTSGPGLIGALLVGLQVAKGLSLATGKPFVGANHLEGHLLAIRLLEDAPEPPFLGLVVSGGHSSLYEVQDYGRYRLVGSTRDDAAGEAYDKTARILGLPYPGGQPIDELAQRGNPEAIRFPRALPGDNFDVSFSGLKTAVLHHVRKHGVPEGQALSDLCASFQEAVADVLSKKLVAAARRLGHQRLVLCGGVAANSRLRALCQQRAEERGLRMYLPPVRLCTDNGAMIAVAGYEAWRRGLRGDFRLAADPAWRM; encoded by the coding sequence ATCGTGCTCATCCTCGGTCTGGAAACCTCTTGCGACGAGACGGCGGCCGCTGTCGTCGAGGACGGCCGGCGCGCGCTGTCGGACGTCGTCTCCACCCAGGTGGACATCCACCGTCGGTGGGGCGGGGTGGTGCCCGAGCTGGCCAGCCGCAACCACATCGTGCAGGTCATGCCCGTGGTGCACGAGGCCCTCACGCGCGCCGGGAAGACGCTGTCGGACATCGACCTCATCTCGGTGACGTCGGGCCCAGGGCTCATCGGCGCGCTGCTGGTGGGGCTCCAGGTCGCCAAGGGTCTGAGCCTCGCCACGGGCAAGCCGTTCGTGGGCGCCAACCACCTGGAGGGCCACCTGCTGGCCATCCGGCTGCTGGAGGATGCGCCCGAGCCGCCGTTCCTCGGGCTCGTGGTGTCGGGCGGCCACTCCAGCCTCTACGAGGTGCAGGACTACGGGCGCTATCGGCTGGTGGGCAGCACGCGCGACGACGCCGCGGGCGAGGCCTACGACAAGACGGCGCGCATCCTGGGCCTGCCGTATCCGGGCGGACAGCCGATTGATGAACTCGCCCAGCGAGGCAACCCCGAGGCCATCCGCTTCCCGCGCGCGCTGCCCGGCGACAACTTCGACGTGTCGTTCTCCGGGCTGAAGACGGCGGTGCTGCACCACGTGCGCAAGCACGGCGTCCCGGAGGGGCAGGCGCTGTCGGACCTGTGCGCGTCCTTCCAGGAGGCGGTGGCGGACGTGCTGTCCAAGAAGCTCGTCGCGGCCGCGCGGCGGCTGGGCCATCAGCGCCTGGTGCTGTGTGGTGGCGTGGCGGCCAACTCCCGCCTCCGAGCGCTCTGCCAGCAGCGTGCCGAGGAGCGGGGCCTGCGCATGTACCTGCCCCCGGTGCGGTTGTGCACGGACAATGGCGCGATGATCGCCGTCGCGGGGTATGAGGCGTGGCGCCGCGGTCTGCGCGGCGACTTCCGCCTGGCGGCAGACCCCGCCTGGCGCATGTGA
- the rsmA gene encoding 16S rRNA (adenine(1518)-N(6)/adenine(1519)-N(6))-dimethyltransferase RsmA, giving the protein MESPREILKRHGLRPKHSWGQNFLGDEEALQDIADALALREGEPVVELGPGLGHLTRFLAATGARVTAVERDRDMISVLEKEAIPGVKVVAGNAADVDFAQVAGVPEVAVAGNLPYHLSSSILFQVLAQRTHVTRAVFTLQKEVVERLAAKPGNRDYGLLTVLLGLHFEAEQVLTLEAWRFHPPPKVDSAVLRLTRLAAPRAPITDDARFIRLVKSAFAHRRKTLLNSLKSDSELASPEQIVAALATAGVDGTRRAETLSPEEFAAIERALGPVTK; this is encoded by the coding sequence GTGGAATCGCCGCGAGAAATCCTCAAGCGCCATGGCCTGCGTCCCAAGCACAGCTGGGGCCAGAACTTCCTCGGGGACGAGGAGGCCCTCCAGGACATCGCGGACGCGCTCGCGTTGCGCGAGGGTGAGCCCGTGGTGGAGCTGGGCCCGGGCCTCGGTCACCTGACGCGCTTCCTCGCCGCCACGGGCGCGCGCGTCACCGCGGTGGAGCGCGACCGCGACATGATCTCCGTGCTGGAGAAGGAGGCCATCCCCGGCGTGAAGGTCGTGGCGGGCAACGCCGCGGACGTGGACTTCGCCCAGGTGGCCGGAGTGCCCGAGGTGGCGGTGGCCGGCAACCTGCCGTACCACCTCTCCAGCTCCATCCTCTTCCAGGTGCTGGCCCAGCGCACCCACGTGACTCGCGCGGTCTTCACCCTCCAGAAGGAAGTGGTGGAGCGCCTGGCCGCCAAGCCGGGCAACCGAGACTACGGGCTGCTCACCGTGCTGCTCGGTCTGCACTTCGAGGCGGAGCAGGTGCTCACGCTGGAGGCGTGGCGCTTCCACCCGCCGCCCAAGGTGGACTCGGCGGTGCTGCGCCTCACGCGCCTGGCCGCGCCGCGCGCGCCCATCACGGATGATGCTCGCTTCATTCGGTTGGTGAAGTCGGCCTTCGCGCATCGGCGCAAGACGCTGCTCAACTCCCTGAAGTCGGACTCGGAGCTTGCTTCACCCGAGCAGATTGTCGCCGCGCTGGCGACCGCGGGCGTGGATGGCACCCGCCGCGCGGAGACGCTGTCGCCCGAGGAGTTCGCGGCGATCGAGCGTGCGCTGGGGCCCGTGACGAAGTGA
- a CDS encoding deoxynucleoside kinase has product MDYRYIVVEGPIGVGKTSLANILTERLGGRRILEVVEENPFLSSFYADRQKFAFQTQIFFLLSRFRQQQELFQQDLFRSVTISDYLFAKDRIFANLTLASDELGLYDRVFEALGPRVTKPDLVIYLQARLDVLLQRIKKRGREFERKFDAGYLESLTHSYNDFFSHYTETPLLVVNTSDIDFVNHEPDREDLLKAIENARTGTQHYLPQPSRRG; this is encoded by the coding sequence ATGGACTACCGCTACATCGTCGTCGAAGGCCCCATCGGCGTGGGGAAGACGAGTCTCGCCAACATCCTCACGGAGCGCCTCGGTGGACGGCGCATCCTCGAGGTGGTGGAGGAGAACCCCTTCCTGTCGAGCTTCTACGCGGACCGTCAGAAGTTCGCGTTCCAGACGCAGATCTTCTTCCTGCTCTCGCGCTTCCGTCAGCAGCAGGAGCTGTTTCAGCAGGACCTGTTCCGCTCGGTCACCATCAGCGACTACCTGTTCGCCAAGGACCGCATCTTCGCCAACCTCACGCTGGCGTCGGATGAGCTGGGCCTCTACGACCGCGTCTTCGAGGCGCTCGGGCCTCGGGTGACCAAGCCGGACCTCGTCATCTACCTCCAGGCCCGCCTGGACGTGCTCCTGCAGCGCATCAAGAAGCGCGGGCGCGAGTTCGAGCGGAAGTTCGACGCGGGCTACCTGGAGTCGTTGACCCACTCGTACAACGACTTCTTCTCCCACTACACGGAGACGCCGCTGCTGGTGGTGAACACGTCGGACATCGACTTCGTGAACCACGAGCCGGACCGCGAAGACCTGCTGAAGGCCATCGAGAACGCGCGCACGGGCACCCAGCACTATCTGCCGCAGCCGTCAAGGCGAGGCTGA
- the panB gene encoding 3-methyl-2-oxobutanoate hydroxymethyltransferase codes for MKDKVTIHTLKRFKQIGQKICMVTAYDATFARILDDAGADVLLVGDSLGMVIQGHDSTLPVTMDQMVYHCAAVSRGARRAHVVGDLPFMSYQVSPQEAVRNAGRLVSEGGVGSIKLEGGAEFADTVRAIVRASIPVMGHLGLTPQSVHRMGGYVVQGRDEDAARKLLEDALALEEAGAYSLVLEGVPLEVARTITQSLKIPVIGIGAGRYCDGQVLVCYDLLGMNPDFKPKFVKRFANLYGAITEATGTFFSEVRQGTFPDEDHSFKANKNIRLVASLPGNTGVEDTAEASGEKVGPIYGAPV; via the coding sequence ATGAAGGACAAGGTCACCATCCATACGCTGAAGCGCTTCAAGCAGATCGGTCAGAAGATCTGCATGGTCACCGCTTACGACGCCACCTTCGCCCGCATCCTCGACGATGCCGGCGCGGACGTGCTGCTCGTCGGTGACTCGCTGGGCATGGTCATTCAGGGGCACGACTCCACGCTGCCCGTCACCATGGACCAGATGGTGTACCACTGCGCGGCCGTGTCCCGCGGTGCGCGCCGGGCCCACGTGGTGGGCGACCTCCCGTTCATGAGCTACCAGGTGTCGCCGCAGGAAGCGGTGCGCAACGCCGGGCGGCTGGTGTCCGAGGGCGGCGTGGGCAGCATCAAGCTGGAGGGCGGCGCCGAGTTCGCCGACACCGTGCGCGCCATCGTCCGGGCCAGCATCCCCGTCATGGGACACCTGGGGCTCACGCCGCAGTCCGTGCACCGCATGGGCGGCTATGTCGTCCAGGGCCGTGACGAGGACGCCGCGCGCAAGCTGCTGGAGGACGCGCTCGCGCTCGAAGAGGCTGGTGCGTATTCGCTGGTTCTGGAGGGCGTGCCGCTGGAGGTTGCGCGCACCATCACCCAGAGCCTGAAGATTCCGGTCATCGGCATCGGCGCGGGGCGCTACTGCGATGGCCAGGTGCTCGTTTGCTACGACCTGCTGGGCATGAACCCGGACTTCAAGCCCAAGTTCGTCAAGCGCTTCGCCAACCTGTACGGCGCCATCACCGAGGCCACGGGCACGTTCTTCTCCGAGGTGCGGCAGGGCACGTTCCCGGATGAGGATCACTCGTTCAAGGCGAACAAGAACATCCGCCTCGTCGCCAGCCTCCCCGGCAACACCGGGGTGGAAGACACCGCGGAGGCCTCCGGCGAGAAGGTCGGGCCCATCTACGGGGCGCCGGTCTAG
- a CDS encoding pantoate--beta-alanine ligase, which produces MAPLVLRTVAEVKSWAAAHHREGRRIALVPTMGFLHEGHLSLMREGRRRADVVATSIFVNPTQFGPNEDLSRYPRDFDGDLSRCASAGVEAVFAPEPGEMYPPGYQTYVEVTDVSQGLCGARRPGHFRGVATIVARLFTLFRPQVALFGEKDYQQLQVIKALNRDLYLDVDIVGMPTVREADGLAMSSRNAYLSAEQRQRALALSRGLRAAQALYASGTHEVPALVEAVRRELRAADLREDYVEVMDAERLVPLSTVAPGQAARVLVAAFSGATRLIDNMPLGG; this is translated from the coding sequence ATGGCTCCCCTCGTCCTGCGCACCGTGGCGGAGGTGAAGTCGTGGGCCGCCGCTCACCACCGCGAAGGCCGTCGCATCGCCCTGGTCCCCACCATGGGCTTCTTGCACGAGGGCCATCTGTCCCTGATGCGCGAGGGACGCCGGCGCGCGGACGTGGTGGCCACCTCCATCTTCGTCAACCCGACGCAGTTCGGTCCCAACGAGGACCTGAGCCGCTACCCGCGTGACTTCGATGGAGACCTGAGCCGCTGCGCCAGTGCAGGCGTGGAGGCCGTCTTCGCCCCGGAGCCCGGCGAGATGTATCCGCCGGGCTACCAGACCTACGTGGAAGTGACGGACGTCAGCCAGGGCCTGTGTGGCGCCCGTCGCCCGGGACACTTCCGCGGCGTGGCGACCATCGTCGCGCGGCTGTTCACCCTGTTCCGTCCCCAGGTGGCCCTGTTCGGCGAGAAGGACTACCAGCAGCTCCAGGTCATCAAGGCGCTCAACCGCGACCTGTACCTGGATGTGGACATCGTCGGGATGCCGACGGTGCGCGAGGCGGATGGGCTGGCCATGAGCAGCCGGAACGCCTACTTGTCCGCCGAGCAGCGGCAGCGGGCGCTGGCCCTGTCCCGGGGACTCCGGGCGGCTCAGGCCCTCTACGCTTCGGGGACGCATGAGGTCCCGGCGCTGGTGGAGGCCGTCCGTCGCGAGCTGCGGGCGGCGGACCTTCGAGAAGACTATGTGGAAGTGATGGACGCGGAGCGGCTGGTGCCCCTGTCCACGGTCGCGCCGGGCCAGGCGGCGCGCGTGCTGGTGGCCGCCTTCAGTGGTGCCACGCGGCTCATCGACAACATGCCCCTGGGCGGATAG
- the smpB gene encoding SsrA-binding protein SmpB: MAGGKSKGLGSEPGVKIIAENRRARFDYTVDEKVEAGLELTGSEVKALRDGTANLADAYALPKGAELFLLNAHIGSYKAASVFDHLPTRGRKVLMHRAEIDRWTAKVRERGYSIIPLVLYFKKGRAKVELGLCRGKTHDDRRQDIKERETKRELDRAMRRR, encoded by the coding sequence ATGGCGGGTGGAAAGTCGAAGGGGCTGGGCAGCGAGCCCGGAGTCAAAATCATCGCCGAGAACCGGCGTGCGCGCTTCGACTACACCGTGGATGAAAAGGTGGAGGCCGGGCTGGAGCTGACCGGGAGCGAGGTGAAGGCGCTCCGAGACGGGACGGCCAACCTGGCGGACGCCTATGCATTGCCGAAGGGCGCCGAGCTGTTCCTGCTCAACGCCCACATCGGCTCCTACAAGGCGGCCAGCGTCTTTGACCACCTGCCCACGCGAGGTCGCAAGGTGCTGATGCACCGCGCGGAGATCGATCGCTGGACAGCGAAGGTGCGCGAGCGCGGTTATTCCATCATCCCGCTTGTGCTGTACTTCAAGAAGGGGCGCGCCAAGGTGGAGCTGGGCCTGTGTCGTGGCAAGACGCACGATGACCGGCGGCAGGACATCAAGGAACGGGAGACGAAGCGGGAGTTGGATCGGGCCATGCGCCGACGGTGA
- a CDS encoding stringent starvation protein B, with product MDKKVLDKKERLLAALDQGMVMIRLDARRPGVLVPPSLRGEADVRLNLSYRFDPPDLAVGEWGIRSTLSFAGSRFTVAVPWSALFEISSHVTRESWLYPDDLPPELFAQPPMTAARPPMPVPVPVASERPRPFLRDVSSERSDEPPVSPVSPEGPRDEPPTPRRGHLRVVK from the coding sequence ATGGACAAGAAGGTTCTCGACAAGAAGGAGCGGCTGCTGGCCGCGCTCGACCAGGGGATGGTGATGATCCGCCTGGATGCGCGCCGTCCCGGCGTGCTCGTGCCCCCGTCGCTGAGAGGCGAGGCCGACGTGCGGCTGAACCTCTCCTACCGCTTCGACCCGCCCGACCTCGCGGTGGGAGAGTGGGGCATTCGCTCCACGCTCAGCTTCGCGGGTTCTCGCTTCACCGTGGCGGTCCCCTGGTCCGCGCTGTTTGAAATCTCCAGCCACGTGACGCGCGAGTCGTGGCTGTACCCCGACGACCTCCCGCCCGAGCTCTTCGCCCAGCCGCCGATGACGGCCGCGCGGCCTCCGATGCCCGTGCCGGTGCCCGTGGCCTCCGAGCGCCCGCGCCCGTTCCTCCGCGACGTGTCGAGCGAGCGGAGCGACGAGCCGCCCGTGAGTCCAGTGAGCCCCGAAGGGCCTCGCGACGAGCCGCCCACGCCGCGTCGCGGTCACCTGCGCGTCGTGAAGTAG
- a CDS encoding PEGA domain-containing protein — translation MTPRNRQPSSPSDAAHDDAPGSSPLADDGEPAWEPVPGGPALSASGALLRPCSHCGAARDSEEGPCARCGARPHSAAFALKSAATAPLPPPPADEPLLLAEDHRATRAESTDRSVLDTPGGALELEARAPRPESTWDVDPTAPARTRRRWGGLVVALCIAALLAGTGAWLWQRLHLQVEKAMRGGGNPMLTIRSEPDGATVLVDGVSVGTTPLMMDNVYPDHPIPVQLKLKGYRTWKGTFTGAEPVDLNVRLQR, via the coding sequence GTGACGCCTCGGAACCGGCAGCCCTCGTCTCCTTCGGACGCAGCTCACGACGACGCGCCGGGCAGCTCGCCCCTGGCGGATGACGGCGAACCCGCGTGGGAGCCCGTGCCGGGAGGCCCCGCGCTCAGCGCGAGTGGAGCGCTGCTGCGTCCCTGCTCACACTGCGGCGCCGCGCGTGACTCGGAAGAGGGCCCGTGTGCCCGCTGCGGCGCGCGCCCTCATTCCGCCGCGTTCGCCCTGAAGTCCGCGGCCACCGCGCCCCTGCCCCCTCCGCCCGCCGACGAGCCCCTGCTGCTCGCGGAGGACCACCGCGCGACGCGGGCGGAGTCAACGGACCGGAGCGTGCTCGATACGCCGGGTGGCGCGCTGGAGCTGGAGGCCCGGGCGCCTCGCCCCGAGAGCACCTGGGACGTGGACCCGACCGCACCCGCGCGAACGCGACGCCGCTGGGGCGGGCTCGTGGTCGCGCTCTGCATCGCAGCCCTGCTCGCGGGAACTGGCGCGTGGCTGTGGCAGCGCCTCCACTTGCAGGTGGAGAAAGCGATGCGCGGCGGCGGCAACCCCATGCTGACCATTCGCAGCGAGCCGGACGGCGCCACCGTGCTGGTGGATGGCGTGTCCGTGGGCACGACGCCGCTGATGATGGACAACGTCTACCCGGACCATCCCATCCCCGTGCAGCTCAAGCTCAAGGGCTACCGCACGTGGAAGGGGACGTTCACGGGCGCGGAGCCGGTGGACCTCAACGTCCGGCTCCAGCGCTGA
- a CDS encoding DUF971 domain-containing protein — MSSFWDRIKPAPKPVTATDARLSPDAQRLTLTWDDGVQTTATAQVLRQQCPCAACVDEWTNKRTLDPAKVPADLRVLQIQPVGNYALAFVFSDQHNTGIYPWQHLRDITQPQS; from the coding sequence TTGAGCAGCTTCTGGGACCGCATCAAGCCCGCCCCCAAGCCCGTCACCGCCACGGACGCCCGGCTGTCGCCGGATGCCCAGCGCCTGACGCTCACCTGGGATGACGGAGTGCAGACGACCGCCACCGCGCAGGTGCTGCGCCAGCAGTGTCCCTGCGCCGCGTGCGTGGACGAGTGGACGAACAAACGCACGCTGGACCCGGCGAAGGTGCCGGCGGACCTGCGCGTGCTGCAAATCCAGCCGGTGGGCAACTACGCGCTGGCCTTCGTCTTCAGCGACCAGCACAACACCGGCATCTATCCCTGGCAGCACCTGCGCGACATCACCCAGCCCCAGAGCTGA